Proteins encoded together in one Nyctibius grandis isolate bNycGra1 chromosome 1, bNycGra1.pri, whole genome shotgun sequence window:
- the FAM110C gene encoding protein FAM110C, with the protein MPTELSRAVRMHAISDLHSSFTLRLLNKGPEYLRRQLEAGPPGRKSAVERLAADKAKYVKSQQVISARQEPVVVLSSASESSSETCSVESKKNSRDFGRGKGTKPLELAKAVYSCRAPLQHGPPIARRSTPKRQMRPDSLVIYRQKCEFGRGQSQDGSRGSLVRRIFQGSVKEKQLASPEMPRVMEDTATTESKVPLSAKHGDHELSNHGAEQTVAASTEGPAVCTKEHERPSKLSIPPEEVKEVKRRGLHRSQSDISSRYSKSFSEFDTFFKYCGLEPEVIEDLGRENFSVVSDNVSFKIRSISVATSESDFTRHSGDEGLLEDELTEQVPSSTSVIERNARIIKWLYMCKKAKETNKVIQELA; encoded by the coding sequence ATGCCCACGGAACTCTCCCGGGCCGTGAGAATGCACGCCATCTCCGACCTGCACTCCTCCTTCACCCTGCGGCTCCTCAACAAGGGGCCCGAGTACCTCCgcaggcagctggaggcagggcccccgGGCAGGAAAAGTGCCGTGGAGAGGCTGGCAGCCGATAAGGCCAAGTACGTAAAAAGTCAGCAGGTCATCAGCGCCAGGCAGGAGCCGGTCGTCGTGCTTAGCTCAGCCTCGGAGAGCAGCAGCGAGACCTGTTCGGTGGAGAGCAAAAAAAACAGCAGGGACTTCGGCAGAGGGAAGGGCACGAAGCCCCTGGAGCTGGCTAAGGCGGTGTACTCCTGCCGTGCCCCCCTGCAGCACGGCCCCCCCATAGCCAGGCGCAGCACCCCCAAGAGGCAGATGCGGCCGGATTCCCTGGTGATTTACCGTCAGAAATGCGAGTTCGGGAGAGGTCAAAGCCAGGACGGCTCACGGGGGAGCCTGGTGAGGAGGATCTTCCAGGGATCTGTAAAGGAGAAGCAGTTGGCTTCCCCTGAGATGCCCAGAGTCATGGAGGACACGGCAACCACTGAGAGCAAAGTGCCTCTGTCAGCAAAACACGGTGACCACGAGCTGAGCAACCATGGAGCAGAGCAAACCGTCGCTGCGAGCACCGAAGGCCCAGCGGTATGTACAAAAGAGCATGAGAGGCCCTCAAAACTGAGTATACCTCCTGAGGAGGTCAAGGAGGTGAAGAGGAGAGGTCTCCATCGCTCCCAGTCGGACATCAGCTCTCGCTactccaagtccttctccgaGTTTGATACATTTTTCAAGTACTGTGGCTTGGAGCCAGAGGTCATCGAGGATCTTGGGAGAGAGAACTTCTCCGTGGTGTCCGACAATGTCTCCTTCAAGATCCGCAGCATCAGCGTGGCAACGTCCGAGAGCGACTTCACAAGGCACAGCGGGGACGAGGGGCTGCTGGAGGATGAACTCACAGAGCAGGTCCCGAGCAGCACCTCCGTGATCGAGCGCAACGCTCGGATAATCAAATGGCTCTACATGTGTAAGAAAGCCAAGGAGACTAACAAGGTGATCCAGGAACTGGCGTGA